In Blastopirellula sediminis, the following proteins share a genomic window:
- a CDS encoding cation transporter produces the protein MTTDANGASTIERQSLETGKWANLFMAVAGVVAAYASHSDALLVDGLYSGVNFFSAIIAARISQSLLAPPDARYPFGYDAYEAIYVKYRSLVLLGIISFAIFGAIAKIIRYAGGGEVAALNFGPIVIYMVAMVAICFGLAAWHYKNWKLTGSRSELLQTEMKAAVVDGIISAGAGGGLVGAALLRGTPLEFIVPVSDSIVVLIMCGFIVGQPLRIFLSSLHEVAGGMAPEDVCAKARSIAEETAKGQEVDVLTVSTTKLGRSYFVIAYLKPKTSVTAEEVDAFREKLMSECQEAIGIVKTEVIITANPPYEAPQPQG, from the coding sequence GTGACGACTGACGCAAACGGGGCATCGACGATCGAACGACAATCGCTGGAAACCGGCAAGTGGGCGAATCTGTTCATGGCCGTTGCCGGGGTCGTGGCCGCTTATGCGTCGCATTCCGACGCCTTGCTGGTGGATGGTTTGTATTCCGGCGTGAACTTCTTCTCGGCGATCATCGCTGCGCGGATTAGCCAGTCGCTACTGGCTCCGCCTGACGCGCGCTATCCGTTTGGCTATGACGCGTACGAAGCGATCTACGTGAAGTATCGCTCGCTAGTGCTGCTCGGAATCATCTCCTTCGCCATCTTTGGCGCGATTGCAAAGATCATCCGCTACGCCGGCGGGGGCGAAGTTGCGGCCTTGAACTTCGGACCGATCGTCATCTACATGGTGGCGATGGTGGCGATCTGCTTCGGTCTGGCGGCCTGGCACTATAAAAATTGGAAACTTACCGGCAGTCGCAGCGAGTTGCTCCAGACCGAAATGAAAGCGGCGGTCGTTGACGGAATCATCAGCGCCGGAGCAGGGGGAGGTCTGGTCGGCGCCGCGCTGTTGCGAGGAACTCCGCTGGAATTCATCGTGCCGGTTTCCGATTCGATCGTCGTGCTCATCATGTGCGGATTCATCGTTGGCCAACCGCTGCGAATCTTTTTGAGTTCGCTGCACGAGGTGGCTGGCGGCATGGCGCCGGAAGACGTTTGTGCGAAAGCGCGATCGATCGCGGAAGAGACCGCAAAAGGGCAAGAGGTCGATGTTCTGACGGTCTCGACGACGAAGCTGGGACGCAGCTATTTCGTGATCGCCTATCTCAAGCCAAAGACGTCGGTTACCGCCGAAGAAGTTGACGCATTTCGCGAAAAACTGATGTCCGAATGTCAGGAAGCGATTGGCATCGTCAAAACGGAAGTGATCATCACGGCGAATCCGCCTTACGAAGCGCCGCAGCCGCAGGGCTGA
- a CDS encoding DUF1553 domain-containing protein, with translation MNNSHRFQSLLLLAALMLLATAGAAQAEPILEWRFDGQSQPGAWLGKFGSPAAGPQSPRYPNFSADNRATSFAGHEGCIVVKDHERGGFTNVRFGAGDTLAFEAWLKVKSIGKGHNVYLIGKGRHGKLGENLGENNQNYAVRLQGTDGGAQLGFLFTSQDPETKKTDWHRWWSKAEVPLTGWHHVAVVYTFGKGASLQAYIDGEPTDGTWDLGGVTDLPPVQDTDDLVIGAGYHRDASQSFQGWMDNIALYRQPLAPEAISQRYVYVPPPPPVTREMIPSGQVLVQISEKGVPETNGWPEEPEVTETYFEDAFGLFELPQKYVSTGVRGDRANPSHVRASAVVNLPPGKHRLLLRGRGISRLSIDGKQLLETAPRPHDPGGHGLLSAQDEYLDLGPDFRFAPPGNRDAWCEFETAGGEHFVILETMLGGITGGSKFRPELGETVVAISPEGIASWSLLSPGDRHVDYTDAGWAAYEAERREHLDKINAQARAERRAANEAYWNKRRAAAAKWLTEIDRVEVPQLPAGYPANNDIDNFIAARIDSVAKAADQGKQGGVDYFKEIRPLLEARCYSCHQGSKSQGGLRIDNLASMLEGGDSVEPAIVPGHSDEGALIARITSEDENEVMPPKGDRLSAAEVDLLKRWIKGGAIWPQFEASNFKLTPLADDMDFLRRVTLDTVGVTPTEAEIASFLQDDPAKRRANVVDRLLADQRSADHWMGYWLDVLAENPNMINPTLNNTGPFRWWLYESLLDNKPADLFVTELIRMEGSERFGGPAGFATASQNDLPMAAKGIIVSSAFLGVEMKCARCHDAPSHVSKQEDLLQVAALLKQEPVKLPESSSVPADRLHQTGRKALIEVTLAPGAVVQPVWPFERYCDEAVADALAEDPKNSRDRLAALITAPQNERFAQVMVNRIWERLMGRGLVANVADWEKGEPSHPELLRWLGQQLVASDYDPKAISRLILNSHAYQRATDPTLTATSPLYIAPAPRRLTAEQIVDSLFHATGTPFDLEEVSLDIDGVRAMSNSITLGKPRRSWMLTSTSNERDRPSLSLPKITAVTSVLTAFDWRGARQDPRSLRETEPNVLQPAIYANGVMSSWLTRLSDRHELTELALEDQPLDQLVDRVFLRLLTRKPTDEEKKRYVTLLSKGYETRVIPESQRIAPEPKKHEPERYVSWSNHVDGPANSLAMQKEAAARRGDPPSNALNEDWRLRMEDFLWAVLNTPEFIYTP, from the coding sequence ATGAACAACTCCCACCGCTTCCAGAGCCTACTGCTTCTGGCCGCCCTGATGTTGCTCGCAACCGCTGGCGCCGCGCAAGCGGAACCAATTCTCGAGTGGCGTTTCGACGGCCAGTCGCAGCCCGGCGCTTGGCTAGGAAAGTTCGGCTCGCCGGCCGCGGGCCCGCAGTCGCCGCGCTATCCCAACTTCAGCGCCGATAACCGCGCCACCTCCTTCGCCGGACACGAAGGGTGCATCGTCGTCAAAGACCACGAGCGAGGCGGTTTCACCAACGTTCGCTTCGGCGCCGGCGATACGCTCGCCTTCGAGGCGTGGCTCAAGGTGAAGTCGATCGGCAAGGGACATAACGTCTACCTGATCGGTAAAGGGCGACATGGCAAGCTCGGCGAGAACCTGGGCGAAAACAATCAGAACTACGCCGTTCGCCTGCAAGGAACCGACGGCGGCGCTCAGCTGGGCTTTTTGTTTACTAGCCAAGATCCTGAAACGAAGAAGACCGATTGGCATCGCTGGTGGAGCAAGGCCGAAGTACCGCTGACCGGCTGGCATCATGTGGCGGTGGTCTACACCTTCGGTAAAGGCGCCAGCCTTCAGGCCTACATCGACGGCGAGCCGACCGATGGAACCTGGGACCTGGGTGGCGTCACCGACTTGCCGCCGGTGCAGGATACCGACGATCTGGTGATCGGCGCCGGCTACCATCGCGACGCCAGCCAGTCTTTCCAAGGCTGGATGGACAACATCGCCCTCTATCGCCAGCCGCTCGCTCCCGAAGCGATCTCGCAGCGATACGTTTACGTTCCGCCCCCGCCGCCGGTCACGCGCGAGATGATTCCTTCGGGACAAGTTCTCGTCCAGATCAGCGAGAAAGGGGTTCCCGAAACAAACGGCTGGCCCGAAGAGCCGGAAGTGACCGAGACGTACTTTGAGGATGCGTTCGGCCTGTTCGAGCTGCCGCAAAAGTACGTTTCGACCGGCGTTCGCGGAGATCGCGCTAATCCTTCGCATGTCCGGGCGTCGGCAGTGGTGAACCTTCCTCCGGGAAAGCATCGATTGCTCCTGCGCGGACGCGGCATCAGCCGGCTGTCGATTGACGGCAAGCAACTATTGGAAACGGCGCCCCGCCCCCACGATCCCGGCGGACACGGCTTGCTCTCGGCCCAAGACGAATATCTCGACCTCGGCCCCGACTTCCGCTTCGCTCCTCCCGGCAATCGAGACGCATGGTGCGAATTTGAAACCGCCGGCGGCGAACACTTCGTCATTTTGGAAACGATGCTCGGCGGGATCACCGGCGGCAGCAAGTTCCGTCCTGAGCTAGGGGAAACGGTCGTCGCCATCTCGCCGGAAGGAATCGCGTCGTGGTCGCTTCTCTCTCCTGGCGATCGTCATGTCGACTATACCGACGCCGGCTGGGCCGCCTATGAAGCGGAACGCCGTGAGCATCTCGACAAGATCAATGCACAAGCGAGAGCGGAACGCCGCGCCGCGAACGAAGCCTATTGGAACAAACGCCGTGCGGCCGCCGCCAAGTGGCTGACCGAAATTGACCGCGTCGAAGTTCCGCAGCTTCCGGCCGGTTACCCCGCCAACAACGACATCGACAACTTCATCGCCGCGCGGATCGACTCCGTCGCCAAAGCGGCCGATCAAGGGAAACAAGGAGGCGTCGATTACTTCAAAGAGATTCGTCCGCTGCTGGAAGCTCGCTGCTACAGCTGTCACCAAGGGAGCAAATCCCAAGGGGGACTCCGCATCGACAATCTCGCTTCGATGCTGGAAGGGGGCGATTCTGTTGAGCCGGCGATTGTTCCGGGTCACTCCGACGAGGGCGCTCTGATCGCTCGCATCACTTCCGAGGACGAAAACGAAGTGATGCCGCCGAAGGGAGACCGTCTGTCGGCCGCCGAAGTCGATCTGCTGAAACGCTGGATCAAAGGTGGCGCCATCTGGCCGCAGTTTGAGGCCAGTAATTTCAAGCTGACGCCGCTGGCCGACGACATGGACTTCCTCCGCCGCGTCACGCTCGACACCGTCGGGGTCACGCCGACCGAAGCCGAAATCGCCTCGTTCCTTCAAGACGATCCGGCCAAGCGCCGCGCCAACGTGGTCGATCGCCTGCTGGCCGATCAGCGTTCGGCCGATCACTGGATGGGCTATTGGCTCGACGTGTTGGCCGAAAACCCCAACATGATCAATCCGACGCTCAACAACACCGGACCTTTCCGCTGGTGGTTGTATGAGTCGCTCCTCGACAACAAGCCGGCCGATCTCTTCGTGACTGAGTTGATCCGGATGGAAGGGAGCGAACGATTCGGCGGGCCGGCCGGTTTCGCCACCGCGTCGCAGAACGACTTGCCGATGGCGGCCAAGGGAATCATCGTCAGCTCGGCGTTCCTCGGCGTCGAGATGAAATGTGCCCGCTGCCATGACGCTCCTTCGCATGTTTCCAAACAAGAGGACCTGCTGCAAGTCGCCGCGTTGCTGAAACAGGAGCCGGTGAAACTGCCGGAGTCGAGCAGCGTTCCGGCCGATCGTTTGCATCAAACCGGCCGCAAGGCGTTGATCGAAGTGACGCTCGCGCCAGGCGCCGTCGTGCAGCCGGTCTGGCCGTTCGAGCGGTACTGCGACGAAGCGGTCGCCGACGCCCTCGCCGAAGATCCTAAGAACTCGCGCGATCGTCTAGCCGCCCTCATCACGGCGCCGCAAAACGAACGCTTCGCCCAGGTAATGGTCAACCGCATCTGGGAACGGCTGATGGGACGCGGCCTGGTCGCCAACGTCGCCGACTGGGAAAAGGGAGAACCGTCCCATCCCGAACTGCTGCGATGGCTGGGACAACAGCTCGTCGCGTCGGACTACGACCCCAAGGCGATCAGCCGCTTGATCCTGAACTCGCACGCCTACCAACGTGCGACCGATCCAACCCTGACCGCGACCAGCCCGCTGTACATCGCTCCGGCGCCGCGTCGCCTGACCGCTGAGCAAATCGTCGACTCCCTCTTCCATGCCACAGGCACTCCGTTTGACCTGGAAGAAGTGAGCCTCGACATTGACGGGGTCCGCGCCATGAGCAACTCCATCACGCTGGGCAAACCGCGCCGCAGTTGGATGTTGACTTCGACGTCGAACGAGCGTGATCGTCCTAGCCTTTCGCTGCCGAAGATTACGGCCGTCACCAGCGTGCTGACCGCGTTTGATTGGCGTGGAGCTCGCCAAGATCCGCGGAGCCTGCGTGAAACGGAACCGAACGTTCTGCAACCGGCGATTTACGCCAACGGCGTGATGAGCTCGTGGCTAACGCGATTGAGCGATCGGCATGAGCTGACTGAACTCGCCCTGGAAGATCAGCCGCTGGATCAGTTGGTGGATCGCGTCTTTTTGCGATTGCTGACTCGCAAGCCAACCGATGAAGAGAAGAAGCGTTATGTGACGCTTCTCTCGAAAGGGTACGAAACGCGTGTGATACCCGAGTCGCAGCGGATCGCCCCGGAACCGAAGAAACATGAACCGGAACGCTACGTCAGCTGGTCGAACCATGTCGATGGCCCGGCCAACTCGCTGGCGATGCAAAAAGAAGCCGCAGCGCGTCGCGGCGATCCGCCGAGCAACGCGCTCAATGAAGATTGGCGATTGCGTATGGAGGACTTCCTCTGGGCAGTCCTGAATACGCCAGAGTTTATTTACACCCCGTAA
- a CDS encoding sigma-70 family RNA polymerase sigma factor: MTTPANFDNSTLEAAIQRTREGNTDSFVLVVRQFEAPLRAWLASHAPPGIDVDEIAQRTFVAAFTRLDDYEPGTRFDAWLFAIARYQLKTEFTRLRRLADYHARYAPDLLQRELQKRGEEPPELFATRLDHLQACVDSLAEHLRRFVSWRYDEEIPLEEMAARSGRSVAAVKKQLWQIRQKLQQCIEARMMNAEGGAT, from the coding sequence ATGACGACTCCTGCCAACTTCGACAATTCGACCCTGGAAGCGGCGATTCAGCGTACCCGGGAAGGAAACACCGATTCCTTCGTGCTGGTCGTTCGCCAATTCGAAGCCCCGCTCCGTGCGTGGCTCGCCAGCCATGCGCCTCCAGGAATCGACGTCGACGAAATCGCGCAGCGGACGTTCGTCGCCGCTTTTACTCGCTTGGACGATTACGAACCTGGCACACGATTCGACGCGTGGCTGTTCGCGATCGCCCGGTATCAGTTGAAGACCGAGTTTACCCGCTTGCGTCGCCTGGCCGACTATCACGCACGTTACGCCCCTGACCTATTGCAGCGCGAATTGCAAAAGCGCGGCGAAGAGCCGCCGGAACTGTTTGCGACGCGGCTTGATCATCTACAGGCCTGCGTCGACTCGCTGGCCGAACATTTACGTCGCTTCGTCTCATGGCGTTACGACGAAGAAATCCCGCTCGAAGAAATGGCCGCTCGCAGCGGTCGCTCGGTCGCGGCCGTCAAAAAGCAGCTGTGGCAGATTCGACAAAAACTTCAGCAATGTATTGAAGCTCGTATGATGAACGCCGAAGGGGGCGCAACATGA
- a CDS encoding flavodoxin has translation MNKVGLFFGTDSGTTRLIGKKIAKLLGADLVDKPLNINRATIDDLLQYDVLILGTATYGAGELPGVANNAKDGSWIEFLPQLAGADFTGKTVALYGLGDQEKYGDRFVNGMAKLYRIFKDLGATIVGEWSAEGYTFTGSDAVLDGKFVGLAIDNNSQGMLTDARLSEWTAAVKPQLEAALTASSQVG, from the coding sequence ATGAACAAGGTAGGACTCTTCTTCGGCACCGACTCCGGCACGACCCGGCTGATCGGCAAGAAGATCGCCAAGCTGCTGGGCGCCGATCTCGTCGACAAACCGCTCAACATCAACCGGGCGACGATCGACGATCTGCTGCAGTACGACGTGTTGATTCTCGGCACCGCCACTTACGGCGCCGGTGAGCTCCCCGGCGTCGCCAACAACGCCAAAGATGGCAGCTGGATCGAGTTCCTACCGCAACTGGCCGGCGCCGACTTCACCGGCAAAACGGTCGCCCTCTACGGACTTGGCGATCAAGAGAAATATGGCGATCGCTTCGTCAACGGCATGGCCAAGCTCTATCGCATCTTCAAAGACTTGGGAGCGACCATCGTCGGCGAGTGGAGCGCCGAAGGATATACGTTCACTGGCTCCGACGCGGTGCTCGACGGCAAGTTCGTCGGCCTAGCGATCGACAACAATTCTCAGGGAATGCTGACCGACGCGCGTTTGAGCGAATGGACCGCGGCAGTGAAACCGCAACTGGAAGCGGCGCTCACCGCGTCGAGCCAGGTTGGCTAG
- a CDS encoding cytochrome P450: protein MANNPFGGDCQPTRVPICWAPGRRTLPFPHPWNFQRPIEILETYFWRADEEEGPGRHNRYLKVPGFDPVLVTRDPGVIRAILTATGDREGQFDRDTLPSTGIARATGEDTLLFGNGVMWRRQRKVSAAPFGKTALFQIDIFQGFCDTLRKTIRERLVLLRKHLAETNSHQLQIALEPEIKTLMLEMLVTCFFGASIDYQELRDYYVPALERVIDHIVQDTVTNRFGISREMLAKVSRRYDQANRDFAAFESLTDRVLAARATGGGLWDKLKTDAPDEALRSNIKVFLAGALEATTSYATWAISHLARDEAWQEEVFREVGPIAHFTPDNLAAASKLNAALEETLRLTPSLYFLPRKATATTRIETADGRVMEIPKGTHILLDVWHANRHADHWGEAATGYPADVFAPQRWETLAADKSRSKEYLHFGFGHGSRVCPGKHLGQLEVALVVGVFVKLFRFHAVNANNPAKAGVSTKPADGTLVTLEPREPSAGMTPESSESSASDETLAKDEVSRK, encoded by the coding sequence ATGGCCAACAATCCTTTCGGCGGCGACTGCCAACCAACGCGAGTTCCCATTTGCTGGGCGCCGGGGCGACGAACCCTCCCCTTCCCGCATCCTTGGAATTTCCAGCGGCCGATCGAAATTCTGGAAACCTATTTCTGGCGAGCCGACGAAGAGGAGGGTCCTGGCCGACACAATCGCTACCTCAAAGTTCCCGGCTTCGATCCGGTGCTGGTCACCCGCGACCCTGGCGTCATCCGCGCAATCCTGACCGCCACCGGCGATCGCGAAGGACAATTTGACCGCGACACGTTGCCCTCAACCGGCATCGCCCGCGCGACCGGCGAGGATACGCTGCTGTTCGGCAACGGCGTGATGTGGCGGCGTCAACGCAAAGTCTCGGCCGCCCCGTTCGGCAAGACCGCCCTCTTCCAGATCGACATCTTCCAAGGTTTCTGCGACACGCTCCGCAAGACCATACGCGAGCGACTCGTGCTGCTGAGAAAACATCTGGCCGAAACGAATTCGCATCAGTTGCAGATCGCGCTTGAGCCCGAAATCAAAACGCTGATGCTCGAGATGCTGGTCACTTGCTTCTTCGGCGCGTCGATTGATTATCAGGAGCTGCGCGACTATTACGTCCCGGCGCTGGAACGGGTAATCGATCACATTGTGCAAGATACGGTCACCAACCGGTTCGGCATATCGCGCGAGATGCTCGCCAAAGTCAGTCGCCGCTACGATCAGGCCAATCGCGACTTCGCCGCGTTTGAAAGTCTGACCGATCGCGTTCTGGCCGCTCGCGCCACTGGCGGTGGATTGTGGGACAAGCTGAAAACCGACGCTCCGGACGAAGCGCTCCGCAGCAACATCAAGGTCTTTCTTGCTGGCGCGCTAGAAGCGACCACCTCCTACGCGACCTGGGCGATCTCTCACCTGGCCAGAGACGAAGCGTGGCAAGAGGAAGTCTTCCGCGAAGTCGGGCCGATCGCGCATTTCACCCCTGATAACCTGGCGGCGGCGAGCAAGTTGAACGCAGCGCTCGAAGAAACGCTGCGGCTGACTCCCTCGCTTTATTTTCTCCCCCGCAAAGCGACGGCGACGACGCGGATTGAAACGGCGGACGGCCGCGTGATGGAGATTCCGAAAGGGACGCACATTCTGCTCGACGTTTGGCACGCCAATCGACACGCCGATCATTGGGGAGAAGCGGCAACCGGGTACCCTGCCGACGTCTTCGCTCCGCAGCGTTGGGAAACCTTGGCCGCAGACAAGTCGCGCTCCAAGGAATATCTTCACTTCGGTTTCGGCCACGGCTCGCGCGTCTGTCCCGGCAAACATTTGGGGCAGTTGGAAGTCGCGCTTGTCGTTGGCGTCTTCGTGAAGCTATTCCGCTTCCATGCCGTGAATGCGAACAACCCTGCCAAGGCGGGCGTCTCGACCAAACCGGCCGACGGAACGCTCGTAACGCTTGAGCCGCGCGAGCCCTCCGCCGGGATGACGCCCGAAAGTTCCGAGTCGTCGGCAAGCGACGAAACGTTGGCGAAAGACGAAGTCTCGCGGAAGTAG
- a CDS encoding FecR domain-containing protein yields MNVPERFSELWTDYLEGELDEAGMAELRDMLAADESLLQLAADMYQTHRLLGLAVAEVPSRQDQFVEEVMSRLPEDSQSFVSGVMADVGRLATASVQKKEAAPPARSQRRSAMYFVVALSLLAVVSYGVWTTMRSDVAQSTTEESLDGKVRFTSMARAKFFGELAPPARSVLTPLREYVLMSGLVKIKFPAGATAIVEGPAVFRVLSDECLALDIGRCSVHAPDGAEGFRVETPVTHVVDRGTRFTVNVSEMSETEVQVIEGAADVYEANPTAKPARDEIRLTDGKALKLAKGRVFAANDIPFDASTYRRGLPDRIVSYKATKAADGGAEDLISVTVQRDGRIREILVEDLIPSHVTAFKAVSTGAYLCGKETLPSPRIETSSDCSLVTGVINPGGSVEPLTSDPVLSGESATPGLAIQFDQPIVNGPGPDVVFFDLQTFSNPPDGDAFHISPLKFHDGLKSHTIRVYDLTMESASVCNLTDFYVHMYGQPAASLAELESLEATPIKQGIRFRGLAVGIDLSDLGYAPGEKVEGLFFQDAMDDGHYVDPVYVGGLPAIR; encoded by the coding sequence ATGAACGTTCCCGAACGATTTTCTGAACTGTGGACCGATTACCTCGAAGGGGAATTGGACGAAGCCGGAATGGCGGAGCTGCGTGACATGCTCGCCGCCGACGAGAGCTTGCTGCAGTTGGCCGCCGACATGTATCAGACGCACCGCTTGCTCGGTTTGGCGGTCGCCGAAGTCCCTTCGCGACAAGACCAGTTCGTTGAAGAGGTCATGTCCCGGCTGCCAGAAGATTCGCAATCGTTCGTCAGCGGCGTAATGGCCGACGTTGGACGTCTCGCCACCGCTTCGGTTCAAAAGAAAGAGGCCGCTCCTCCCGCCCGTTCCCAACGGCGCTCGGCGATGTACTTTGTCGTTGCGCTCTCGCTCCTCGCGGTCGTTTCCTACGGCGTCTGGACGACCATGCGGTCTGACGTCGCCCAGTCGACGACGGAAGAATCGCTAGACGGCAAAGTTCGCTTTACCAGCATGGCTCGCGCCAAATTCTTTGGCGAACTGGCGCCGCCGGCTCGCTCGGTCCTGACGCCGCTCCGCGAATATGTGCTGATGAGCGGCCTGGTGAAGATCAAGTTCCCGGCCGGAGCGACGGCGATCGTCGAAGGACCGGCCGTCTTCCGCGTTCTATCCGACGAATGTCTGGCCCTCGATATTGGCCGCTGTAGCGTTCACGCTCCCGATGGCGCCGAAGGCTTTCGGGTCGAAACGCCGGTGACGCATGTCGTCGATCGCGGCACGCGCTTTACCGTCAACGTCTCCGAAATGAGCGAAACGGAAGTTCAAGTGATCGAAGGCGCCGCCGACGTTTACGAAGCGAACCCGACCGCCAAGCCGGCCCGCGACGAAATCCGCCTGACCGATGGCAAGGCGCTGAAGCTCGCCAAGGGGCGCGTCTTCGCCGCCAACGACATTCCGTTCGACGCGAGCACCTATCGCCGCGGACTCCCTGATCGCATCGTTTCGTACAAAGCGACGAAAGCGGCCGACGGCGGAGCCGAGGATTTGATCAGCGTGACCGTGCAGCGTGACGGCCGGATCCGCGAAATCCTGGTCGAAGATCTTATTCCGTCGCACGTGACGGCGTTCAAAGCCGTTTCGACCGGCGCTTATCTCTGCGGTAAAGAGACGCTGCCCAGCCCGCGTATCGAAACCTCTTCGGACTGCAGTCTCGTCACCGGCGTGATCAATCCTGGCGGCAGCGTCGAGCCTCTTACTTCCGATCCTGTACTATCGGGCGAGTCGGCCACGCCCGGCTTGGCGATCCAATTCGATCAACCGATCGTGAATGGCCCCGGCCCCGACGTCGTCTTCTTTGATCTGCAAACGTTCTCGAATCCTCCCGACGGGGACGCGTTTCACATCAGCCCGCTGAAGTTTCATGATGGCCTGAAGTCGCACACCATCCGGGTCTACGACCTGACGATGGAGTCGGCCAGCGTCTGCAACTTGACCGACTTTTACGTCCATATGTATGGCCAACCGGCAGCGTCGCTCGCCGAACTCGAGTCGTTGGAAGCGACGCCGATCAAACAAGGAATTCGTTTTCGCGGATTGGCGGTCGGCATCGATCTGTCCGATCTCGGCTACGCTCCCGGCGAAAAGGTCGAAGGCTTGTTTTTCCAAGACGCCATGGACGATGGACACTACGTCGATCCGGTTTATGTCGGCGGCCTCCCGGCCATTCGGTAA